Genomic DNA from Klebsiella variicola:
AAAAATTCACAGCGTTCCCGGCGCCAGCGTGGAGGGCGATTTGGGAACCACAGCGGGAAAATGGCTTGGCGCGCTGTTGGGGATGTTAGTCCTTGCGGGCATTGGCGCGATCCTCGGGGCGGTTGTCTGGTATACCCGGCCGTCTCGCGGCGAGCGGGATCATCAGCGGTAAAGTTGCTATGCTCGAGGCTGACCTTCACATAAAGGAAAGCCTATGAACCTGGTTGACTGGCAGCAACGATATGAGCACTGGATACTGACGCACCACGCGCAGGATGATGCCGCACACGATCTGTCCCATTTTCGTCGCGTCTGGGCCACGGCTACCCAGTTGGCCGCCGGGGAGGAGGTCGACCGACTGGTACTCCTCACGGCCTGCTATTTTCATGACATCGTCAGCTTGCCGAAGAATCATCCGGAGCGAAGCCGTTCCTCGATGATGGCCGCTGAGAAAACCCTCGCTATTCTACAGTCGTCATTTGCCGATTTTCCCGCGGAGCGTTACGCGGCGGTCAGCCATGCCATTGAGGCGCACAGCTTCAGCGCGGCGATCCCGCCGCGCACGCTGGAGGCGAAAATCGTCCAGGATGCCGACCGTCTTGAGTCGCTGGGGGCGATTGGTCTGGCGCGCGTCTTCGCCGTCGCCGGCGCCCTGAATACCATCTTGTTTGATGCTGAAGATCCATTTGCTGACCGGCGGGCGCTGGATGACCGCCAATATGCCCTCGATCATTTCCAGTGCAAACTCCTGCGCCTGCCGGAGACCATGCAGACGGCCAGAGGAAAAGAGATGGCGCAGCACAATGCCCGCTTCCTCGTCGAATTTATGGCCAAGCTTAGCGCGGAGCTGCAGGGGGAGCCGCTGGCGCTGGATGAAGCGGTTTTACGCCGCTTTGCACCGCAGGCGTCAACCGACCGGTGATTTATGGTACTCTCTGCAAAAATCGTCCGCGCTGGTTGAGGATATGCCGCAAAAGTTAATTGAGGAAAACAGGTCGTTGCCGCTGGCTGAGCAGGCCGGGGAAGAGGCTCAGGCGCTGCTGCGTCAGCTGATGACGATCTATGATGTGAAAACGCTGGTCGCCGAACTGGTAAGCGTCGGCGAACAGCACTGGAGCGCGGCGATCCTCAAGCGCGTGGCGGCGCTCTCCCGCGCGGCGGGGCGTTTGCGTCCGCAGGAGATCGCCCATCTGGCGACGCTGCTGCCGGCGCCGCCAGCTCATCACCCGCATTATGCGTTCCGCTTTGTCGATTTGTTTGCCGGTATCGGCGGGATCCGCAACGGTTTTGAAGCCATCGGCGGGCAGTGCGTCTTTACCAGCGAGTGGAACAAGCACGCGGTGCGTACCTACAAGGCCAACTGGTACTGTGATCCGCAACTGCATCGTTTTAATGAAGATATCCGCGATGTCACGCTCAGCCACCGCCCCGATGTCAGCGATGAAGAAGCGGCGCAGCATATCCGCGAGACGATTCCTCAGCATGATGTCTTACTGGCTGGCTTTCCCTGCCAGCCTTTCTCACTCGCCGGCGTCTCCAAAAAAAATGCCATGGGGCGCGCGCACGGCTTTGCCTGCGAAACCCAGGGGACGCTGTTTTTTGATGTCGTGAGAATTATCGCCGCGCGTCAGCCGGCGATTTTTGTGCTGGAGAATGTCAAAAACCTCAAAAGCCACGATCAGGGGCGCACCTTCCGCATCATCATGCAGACGCTGGATGAGCTGGGGTATGAGGTGGCCGATGCCGGGCATACCGGGCCGGATGACCCTAAGGTCATCGACGGGCGCCATTTCTTACCACAGCACCGGGAGCGCATCGTGCTGGTGGGTTTCCGCCGCGACCTGCAGCTGCATGAAGGATTTACGCTGCGCGATATCGCTGCGCTCTATCCGGCGGTGCGGCCGACGTTTGGCGAGCTGCTGGAGCCGACGGTGGATGCCAAATTTATCCTTACGCCGGTGTTGTGGAAATATCTCTATCGTTATGCCCGCAAGCATCAGGCGCGGGGTAATGGCTTTGGTTATGGCCTGGTAGACCCCGGTAATCCCCACAGCGTGGCTCGAACACTCTCTGCCCGCTACTATAAAGACGGTGCCGAAATTCTCGTCGACCGCGGCTGGGACCGGCCGTTGGGCGAGCAGCATTTTGACGATCCACAGAACCAAGAGCGGCGGCCTCGCCGGTTGACGCCGCGCGAATGCGCCCGGCTGATGGGCTTTGAATCGCCCCAGGGTTCACGGTTCCGCATTCCAGTGTCGGATACCCAGGCCTATCGTCAGTTCGGCAACTCGGTGGTGGTTCCGGTCTTCGCCGCGGTGGCGAAGCTCCTGGCGCCGCGTATCGCCCAGGCGGTGGCGCGTCGCGAAGCGGATGATAACGATGGCGGATGTTCACGATAAAGCCACGCGCAGTAAAAATATGCGGGCTATCGCCACGCGCGATACGGCGATTGAAAAGCGGATAGCGACGCTGCTGACCGGGGCGGGATTCACCTTTGTCGCCCAGGATCGCGCGCTGCCAGGACGCCCCGATTTCGCCTTACCCGACTACCGCTGCGTTATCTTTACTCACGGCTGTTTCTGGCATCACCATGACTGTTATCTGTTTAAGGTGCCGGCCACCCGGACGGCTTTCTGGCTGGATAAAATCGCTGGCAACGTGGCGCGTGACGCCCGCGACCGGCAACAGCTGGCTGAGCAGGGCTGGCGGGTGCTTATCATCTGGGAATGCGCCCTGCGCGGCCGGTTGAAACTAAATGATGAGGCGCTCACCGAGCGTCTGGAAGAGTGGATCTGCGGCGCCGGGCACGACGCGCAGATCGATACGCAGGGGATCCGCGAGCTGGCGTTTACTTCGCCGCCTTGCAAGGAGTAGCTTCGCTGCGGGCGGGGAAGAGATATTTTCCCAGCGTCACCAGCACTACGGCGAAAATAATCACTGCCAGCGCCAGCCATTCAATGAGCGACAGGCTTTCACCGCCAAACCCGGTACCGAGCAAGACGGCCACCACCGGGTTAACATAGGCATAGCTGGTGGCTACCGCCGGGGTGACGTTGCGGATCAAAAACATGTAGGCGTTGATGGCGATTAGCGAGCCAAAGATAGCCAGGTAGGCCAGGGCGGCGATCCCGGACCACGAGGGGACATGGGTTAACGTCTCACCGGTCAGCCATGACGAGACCAGCAGGACGATCCCGGCGGCGAGCATCTCGATAGCCCCCGCCATCATGCCGGTCGGCAGCTCAATCCGCGACCCGTAAACCGAGCCGAACGCCCAGCTTAGCGAACCAATCAGGATCAGCAGTGCGCCCCAGGGGTTGCCGTTCAGGTTGCCACCGCTGTTGAGCATGACGATACCTGCCAGGCCAATGGCAATGCCCAGCCACTCCAGTTTACGGGTGGCGATGCCGAAAAAGCGGCTGAAACATAGCGTGAACAGCGGCACGGTGGCGACCATCACCGCCGCGATCCCTGACGGAACGTGCTGATGTTCGGCGAGAGTGACGAAGCCGTTGCCGACGGCAAGCAGCAAGACCCCGATCAGCGCGGCGTTAAGCAGCGGCCGGCGGGCTGGCAGCTTATGGCCGGTGGCCAGCAGCCAGCCCAGCAGTAGCACGCCGGCAGAGAGAAAGCGAATACCGGCCATCATCAGCGGCGGCCAGCTGGCGACGCCGACGGCGATGGCAAAATAGGTAGAGCCCCAAATGATATACAGCGCAAACAGCGCCCCGATAAGCGGTAACAGCTGACGGGTAGACATACTTCCTCACGACGGTGCAGAGATAGAAAGGGGACATATAGTAAACGTGAAAACTATCGCGCTGGCGAGCGCTTAATTTGCCCGAGTTTGTTAAATTTATATTGACTAATTGTACCTTGGGCACCGGCCGTTTTTTAACGCATACTCGAGGGAGACATTGATGAAAAGAGAAGGAAATTATTTTGGCAGGAAGTAGTCTTTTAACATTACTCGATGATATCGCCACGCTGCTGGACGATATTTCCGTGATGGGCAAGCTGGCGGCGAAAAAAACAGCCGGGGTATTGGGCGACGATCTGTCGCTCAATGCTCAGCAGGTGACCGGCGTGCGAGCGAATCGTGAACTGCCGGTCGTCTGGGGCGTGGCGAAAGGTTCGTTCATTAATAAAGTGATCCTCGTGCCGCTGGCGCTATTGATCAGTGCTTTTATCCCCTGGGCGATTACGCCGTTGCTGATGCTGGGAGGCGCATTCCTCTGTTTTGAAGGGGTGGAGAAGGTCCTTCACAGCCTGGAGGCGCGTAAGCACAAGGAAGACCCTGCGCAACGGCAGCAGCGTCTTCAGGCGCTGGCGGAACGTGACCCGCTGGCCTTTGAGCGTGACAAAGTGAAAGGGGCGATTCGCACCGATTTTATTTTGTCCGCGGAAATTGTCGCCATCACCCTCGGCATTGTGGCGGAAGCGCCGCTGCTCAATCAGATCCTGATCCTCTCGGGGATCGCGATTCTGGTCACCATCGGGGTCTATGGCCTGGTGGGGGTGATCGTTAAGCTGGACGACATGGGCTACTGGCTGGCAGAGAAACGCGCTGCGCTGGCGCAATGGCTGGGCAAAGGATTGTTAGTGGTAGCCCCCTGGCTGATGAAAGTGCTCTCCATCGTTGGGACGCTGGCGATGTTCCTTGTCGGCGGCGGGATTGTGGTTCACGGCATTGCGCCACTGCATCATGCCATTGAGCACTGGAGCGCGGGGCTGGGCGGGATATTGGCTTCCCTGCTGCCGGTCATTGCCAACCTGGTGCTGGGTTTTATCATTGGCGCAGTGGTGCTGGCGGGCGTGAAAGTGGTGAGCAGTCTGCGCCGGTCAGTGAAGTAGAGTGGCTGCACGCAGCGTGACGGCGCTGCGTCGTCTACGCTAAAAGCGCGCCCGGCGTCGACACCAGCCGGGGCGCTGATGTCGTCAGGTTTGCGCAACGTACTGCGAGATAATGATGGATAAGCCACTTCGGTTGAAGATAAACAAGCTCCGCCACCTGACTCGCCCGGCGCATGTGGTTAACGTTTGTTTTATTGTGGTGCTTTTTTTCTCCACGTTACTGATCTGGCGTGAAATCAACGTTCTGGAAGAGGCCTATGTGGCCAACCAACGCAATAATCTGGCTAATGTCGCCCATGAAATGGATGGGTTGCTGCAGTTCAATATTGACCGGATGATGTTTTTTCGCCACGGCATGCAGTCTGCCCTTGAGCAGCCGCTCGATATCGACGTATTGCGTAGTGCCAGTCAGCGCTATCTGAGCCAGCGTCACCAGGAGGCCTGGCGAGTGGCGCTGCCGAATCGTCGTACGCTGCCGGTGTTTGGCGTCTCGGGGAGCGTCGTCGGTAACAACCCTATGCTGCTGAAGGACGATCCGCTCGCGGCTGATGAGTTGATGGCGACGCTGGAGCTGGGGTATCTGTTGAATCTGACGCAACATGACCGCGATTTCGCCGAGCGGATGCAGTATATCTCTCGCAGCGGCTTTTTCACCTCGACCCTGCCGCTGCGGGACGAGTCGCAGGTGATGACCCACTATTCGCAAGCCATCAGCGCCCTCTGGTTTACCCGACAGAGCCAGCGGAATAATCCGGGGCGGGGCGTTATCTGGCAAACCTTTCCTGACGATGACCCGCAGCTGGAAGAGCAGGTGGTCACCGCTTCGATACCGCTGGATTTCGCCGGTTACTGGCGCGGGGTGCTGGCGATGGATTTCTCGGTCAGTGAAATAAAAGCGTTTTTGGTCAGCGCCATGCAGGGCGGGCAGGAGGGGGAGTACCAGCTTTATGATAGCCATTTGAACCTGCTGGCCTCTTCCGCGCCGGGGAATGTCCTGACGCTATTGTCCCCCAGGGAACAGGAACTGCTCAGCCGCGCGTTTGTCCATGATAACCAGGGGGGGCTGCGCTTGCTGACGCGCTATATCAGCTGGGCCAAACTGCGCAATTTTGACGGCGTGTTGCTGCGGATCCACACCCTGCGGGAAGGCGTGCGGGGCAATTTTGGCACCATCACCATCGCCCTGACCCTGATGTGGGTCCTCTTCACCTTGATGCTGTTGCTCTCCTGGCTGGTGATCCGCCGCATGGTCCGCAATATGAGCGTCCTGCAAACCTCCCTTGAATGGCAGGCATGGCATGATGCCTTAACCCGTCTGCTCAATCGCGGGGCGCTGTTTGAACAGGCGATGGCGGTAGCCAGCGCCTGCCAGCGCAGTGGACGGCCGCTGTCGGTGATCCAGCTCGATCTGGATCACTTCAAGCGCATCAACGATCGCTATGGCCATCAGGCGGGTGACAGAGTGCTGTCGACGGTGGCCAGTACCCTTGCCAGCACCGTTCGTGAGGGTGACTTGCTGGGCCGCGTGGGCGGGGAGGAGTTTTGTGTCGTGCTGCCGAATACCACACTACAGGACGCGGTGGCGGTAGCAGAGCGGCTACGCCTGCGAATTCAGGGCCGGGAGGTCTTTTTACATAACAATGTGACGCTGCGGGTCAGTGCCTCGCTGGGGGTCAGTACCAGCGAAGAGCAGGGGGAGTATCAGTTTGAAGCCTTACAGTCGGTGGCCGATCGTCGTCTCTATCTGGCAAAGCAGAACGGCCGCAATCAGGTCTGTTTTCGCAGCGAAGCGTGAGCAAAACGTTTCGCCCGAATCAGGCGAAATGAGATTTTTCTTAAAGTGTTCGACGGGGATCGCGCTATCGAATGAAACCGGTTTGCGGCGAAGCCTTCTCGCATCAGCCCTGCAGCCCTGCTCAAAGCAAAGCGCTAACATTCTCAATAATTTGCGTCATGAATATCGCTTGTCATGCAAAATAATTGAGGATAATGTTTTAACGCATCGGATTTCCCGGTGTAACGAATTTTCAAGTGCTTCTTGCATTAGCAAGTTTGATCCCGACTCCTGCGAGTCGGGATTTTTTTCGCCTGCCGTTAGCGGTTAACTTCACTGGCGCTGAAATCGTGAATGTCGAGCTCAAATGCCTCCGCCAGTTCGCGCCAGGTATGTGACCCGCGGCCATCAATGCTGGCGCGCTGTGGGTCGTCCAGAGTGCGATGGATTTCACTTT
This window encodes:
- the drpB gene encoding cell division protein DrpB; this translates as MEEQAKRSPGGKLALWALYAFCGYCVWVIVRYWWVVGKIHSVPGASVEGDLGTTAGKWLGALLGMLVLAGIGAILGAVVWYTRPSRGERDHQR
- a CDS encoding phosphohydrolase translates to MNLVDWQQRYEHWILTHHAQDDAAHDLSHFRRVWATATQLAAGEEVDRLVLLTACYFHDIVSLPKNHPERSRSSMMAAEKTLAILQSSFADFPAERYAAVSHAIEAHSFSAAIPPRTLEAKIVQDADRLESLGAIGLARVFAVAGALNTILFDAEDPFADRRALDDRQYALDHFQCKLLRLPETMQTARGKEMAQHNARFLVEFMAKLSAELQGEPLALDEAVLRRFAPQASTDR
- a CDS encoding DNA cytosine methyltransferase, with protein sequence MPLAEQAGEEAQALLRQLMTIYDVKTLVAELVSVGEQHWSAAILKRVAALSRAAGRLRPQEIAHLATLLPAPPAHHPHYAFRFVDLFAGIGGIRNGFEAIGGQCVFTSEWNKHAVRTYKANWYCDPQLHRFNEDIRDVTLSHRPDVSDEEAAQHIRETIPQHDVLLAGFPCQPFSLAGVSKKNAMGRAHGFACETQGTLFFDVVRIIAARQPAIFVLENVKNLKSHDQGRTFRIIMQTLDELGYEVADAGHTGPDDPKVIDGRHFLPQHRERIVLVGFRRDLQLHEGFTLRDIAALYPAVRPTFGELLEPTVDAKFILTPVLWKYLYRYARKHQARGNGFGYGLVDPGNPHSVARTLSARYYKDGAEILVDRGWDRPLGEQHFDDPQNQERRPRRLTPRECARLMGFESPQGSRFRIPVSDTQAYRQFGNSVVVPVFAAVAKLLAPRIAQAVARREADDNDGGCSR
- a CDS encoding very short patch repair endonuclease, with protein sequence MADVHDKATRSKNMRAIATRDTAIEKRIATLLTGAGFTFVAQDRALPGRPDFALPDYRCVIFTHGCFWHHHDCYLFKVPATRTAFWLDKIAGNVARDARDRQQLAEQGWRVLIIWECALRGRLKLNDEALTERLEEWICGAGHDAQIDTQGIRELAFTSPPCKE
- the yedA gene encoding drug/metabolite exporter YedA translates to MSTRQLLPLIGALFALYIIWGSTYFAIAVGVASWPPLMMAGIRFLSAGVLLLGWLLATGHKLPARRPLLNAALIGVLLLAVGNGFVTLAEHQHVPSGIAAVMVATVPLFTLCFSRFFGIATRKLEWLGIAIGLAGIVMLNSGGNLNGNPWGALLILIGSLSWAFGSVYGSRIELPTGMMAGAIEMLAAGIVLLVSSWLTGETLTHVPSWSGIAALAYLAIFGSLIAINAYMFLIRNVTPAVATSYAYVNPVVAVLLGTGFGGESLSLIEWLALAVIIFAVVLVTLGKYLFPARSEATPCKAAK
- a CDS encoding DUF808 domain-containing protein produces the protein MAGSSLLTLLDDIATLLDDISVMGKLAAKKTAGVLGDDLSLNAQQVTGVRANRELPVVWGVAKGSFINKVILVPLALLISAFIPWAITPLLMLGGAFLCFEGVEKVLHSLEARKHKEDPAQRQQRLQALAERDPLAFERDKVKGAIRTDFILSAEIVAITLGIVAEAPLLNQILILSGIAILVTIGVYGLVGVIVKLDDMGYWLAEKRAALAQWLGKGLLVVAPWLMKVLSIVGTLAMFLVGGGIVVHGIAPLHHAIEHWSAGLGGILASLLPVIANLVLGFIIGAVVLAGVKVVSSLRRSVK
- the dgcQ gene encoding cellulose biosynthesis regulator diguanylate cyclase DgcQ → MDKPLRLKINKLRHLTRPAHVVNVCFIVVLFFSTLLIWREINVLEEAYVANQRNNLANVAHEMDGLLQFNIDRMMFFRHGMQSALEQPLDIDVLRSASQRYLSQRHQEAWRVALPNRRTLPVFGVSGSVVGNNPMLLKDDPLAADELMATLELGYLLNLTQHDRDFAERMQYISRSGFFTSTLPLRDESQVMTHYSQAISALWFTRQSQRNNPGRGVIWQTFPDDDPQLEEQVVTASIPLDFAGYWRGVLAMDFSVSEIKAFLVSAMQGGQEGEYQLYDSHLNLLASSAPGNVLTLLSPREQELLSRAFVHDNQGGLRLLTRYISWAKLRNFDGVLLRIHTLREGVRGNFGTITIALTLMWVLFTLMLLLSWLVIRRMVRNMSVLQTSLEWQAWHDALTRLLNRGALFEQAMAVASACQRSGRPLSVIQLDLDHFKRINDRYGHQAGDRVLSTVASTLASTVREGDLLGRVGGEEFCVVLPNTTLQDAVAVAERLRLRIQGREVFLHNNVTLRVSASLGVSTSEEQGEYQFEALQSVADRRLYLAKQNGRNQVCFRSEA
- a CDS encoding YodD family protein, with the protein product MKNRLTGQTGNDVDVNVDALLAAINEISESEIHRTLDDPQRASIDGRGSHTWRELAEAFELDIHDFSASEVNR